Part of the Paeniglutamicibacter sulfureus genome, GCGGAGGGTGCGGAACTTCTCGGGCTGCTTGCAATCGCCCCGGACAAGGCTGCCGGAGTCGTGGCTTCCATGGGCGACGGCTTCACGCTCAATGCAACCGAGGAGGTCCGGATACCGTTGGTGCTGGATTCGGCCGCAGCTTTCGAGCTGGCCATGATGGGACCGGCCGGTCATCATCTGGACCCCGAGGAACTGCGTGGCCGGTTGGCTGATGCAGGAAACGCCATGCTCATCACCGCGGCATTCCGCATCCAGGAATTCCGCCAGAACCAATAGCCCGGCGACCTCAGCGGAGGTGCCGCCGATCATCGCAATGATGAGGTTGCGTAGGTTGAACATCCTCCCTTGTGCTGATTCGATTTGGCATGCCGATCGGGCAAGATGGTGTACGAGGTTGGTGTGTATCCAACGCATCCGGACTTGAGGGGTAAATATGTATGTGTGGCTTATAGACAACGCTTGGGTGGTCTGGCTCGCGCTCTTCCTCTTGCTGGCCATCATCGAAATGATTTCCCTTGACTTGTATTTCATCATGTTGGGCGTTGGAGCGCTTGGTGGTGTGGGAGTCGCCTTGGCGGGCGGCGAATTCTGGTTGCAGGTCGTGGTCTTCTCCGTCCTTTCCCTGCTCATGATCATGCTGGTCCGCCCCATCGCGCTGCGACATCTGCGTAAGGATCCCGAAGCCCTGCGAACCAATGTGGATCGACTGATTGGCGAAGATGCCCTGGTCCTGGAGCCCACTTCCCGGATGAACGGGCGGGCCAAGATCGGTGGGGAAACCTGGTCGGCCCGCACCGAGGACGAGGTTGCCCTGCAGCCCGGTACCTACGGTTCGGTGGTCCGCATCGATGGGGCAACGGCCTACATCACGCTTCGGAAGCAGCTGCCGGGTCTGGACTAAGGACTCAAAAAAGTTTTTCGGCGTCCGGAACATGGCGCCCCTACGAAAGAGAGAAGAGATGCAAACATCGGGTCTAGGCCTAACGGTCGTCCTGGTAGTACTGGCAATCTTCGTGATCATTGTGCTCCTGCGCTCAGTGCGTATTGTGCCGCAGGCGCGAGCCGGGATCGTGGAGCGACTGGGCAAATACCACCGCACGCTGCTTCCCGGGCTGACGATCTTGATTCCGTTTGTCGATCGGTTGCTTCCCATGCTTGATCTTCGCGAACAGGTCGTGAGCTTCCCGCCGCAGCCCGTGATCACCGAAGACAACCTGGTGGTCTCGATTGACACGGTGGTGTACTTCCAGATCACCGAGCCGCGTGCGGCCACCTACGAAATCGCCAACTACATCCAAGCCGTCGAGCAGCTGACCACCACCACGCTTCGTAACGTGGTCGGCGGGCTGAACCTCGAAGAAGCGCTCACAAGCCGCGACCAGATCAATGGCCAGCTGCGTGGGGTCCTGGACGAGGCCACCGGCAAGTGGGGTATCCGTGTCTCGCGCGTCGAGCTCAAGGCCATCGATCCACCCCTGTCGATCCAGGATTCCATGGAGAAGCAGATGCGTGCAGAAC contains:
- a CDS encoding NfeD family protein → MYVWLIDNAWVVWLALFLLLAIIEMISLDLYFIMLGVGALGGVGVALAGGEFWLQVVVFSVLSLLMIMLVRPIALRHLRKDPEALRTNVDRLIGEDALVLEPTSRMNGRAKIGGETWSARTEDEVALQPGTYGSVVRIDGATAYITLRKQLPGLD
- a CDS encoding SPFH domain-containing protein; this encodes MQTSGLGLTVVLVVLAIFVIIVLLRSVRIVPQARAGIVERLGKYHRTLLPGLTILIPFVDRLLPMLDLREQVVSFPPQPVITEDNLVVSIDTVVYFQITEPRAATYEIANYIQAVEQLTTTTLRNVVGGLNLEEALTSRDQINGQLRGVLDEATGKWGIRVSRVELKAIDPPLSIQDSMEKQMRAERDRRAAILTAEGTKQSAILTAEGQRQASILKAEGDAKASILRADGEAQAIQKVFDAIHAGKPDQKLLAYQYLQTLPKIAEGSSNKLWIIPSEVGEALKGIGGALGNFTEGDGENKPESPSSTLM